One stretch of Enterobacter sp. RHBSTW-00994 DNA includes these proteins:
- a CDS encoding GNAT family protein translates to MIFTNTPRLILRAFKAKDASSLLDYLFSPRSPCFQDEKLNSLEDAAAEVDRRAHDNSQFAVCLKETDELIGHLFADNSEEPDRNTWSVGWHFNKRYEGQGYATESVTALFQYLFSEKEARRLYAYVEDYNLSSQKLCVRLHMRQEGCFKEFVSFIQDDGEETYDDTFIFALLKKEWQSFNE, encoded by the coding sequence ATGATCTTCACGAATACACCACGGCTCATTCTTCGCGCATTCAAAGCGAAAGATGCATCTTCCCTTCTCGATTACCTGTTTTCACCTCGCTCGCCTTGTTTCCAGGACGAGAAACTCAATTCGCTGGAAGATGCGGCCGCAGAAGTCGACAGAAGAGCCCACGACAACAGCCAGTTTGCTGTATGTCTTAAAGAGACAGATGAACTGATTGGTCATCTCTTTGCTGATAATAGTGAAGAACCTGACAGGAATACGTGGTCAGTTGGATGGCATTTTAACAAACGTTACGAGGGTCAGGGGTATGCCACTGAATCCGTCACAGCACTGTTTCAATATTTGTTTTCTGAAAAAGAAGCCAGACGTCTTTATGCATATGTTGAAGACTACAATTTATCTTCTCAGAAGCTTTGCGTTCGCCTCCATATGCGGCAAGAGGGCTGTTTTAAAGAATTTGTCTCGTTCATACAGGATGATGGTGAAGAAACATATGATGATACCTTTATCTTCGCACTGCTGAAAAAAGAGTGGCAATCGTTTAATGAGTGA
- a CDS encoding DUF2251 domain-containing protein translates to MTILVTIQAQLITGEAQVIKSLAPEGMLAAVFEDDGRTGYFYALDESVEGNPIQDAVHIYNAEDISDGHIPSDVKIGWSEDSQRCVLLINGYPHGAFDFVGKNGYCRSGFPPPINKVWSVSGHEWSDSVDDFFR, encoded by the coding sequence ATGACGATTTTAGTGACGATACAGGCTCAGCTCATTACTGGAGAAGCGCAGGTGATAAAAAGCCTGGCTCCTGAGGGGATGCTGGCCGCCGTATTTGAAGACGACGGCCGGACCGGGTATTTCTACGCGCTCGATGAGTCCGTTGAAGGAAACCCAATTCAGGATGCAGTACATATCTACAATGCCGAGGATATTTCAGATGGGCACATTCCTTCTGACGTTAAAATCGGCTGGTCAGAAGACAGTCAGAGGTGCGTGCTCCTTATCAACGGGTATCCGCATGGAGCATTCGATTTCGTGGGGAAAAATGGGTACTGCAGGAGCGGATTTCCTCCCCCGATAAACAAGGTATGGTCTGTGTCTGGCCATGAGTGGAGCGATTCGGTGGATGACTTTTTCCGGTGA
- a CDS encoding glutathione peroxidase, translating into MTTFYQFTATSLRGQTISMTDYAGKLVLVVNTASHCGFTPQYAGLEALYKKYAVQGLVVLGFPCNQFGKQEPGGAEEIGLTCHVNYGVSFPMFEKVEVNGVAAHPMFRYLKNELPGVLGGRIKWNFTKFLIGRDGTPLMRFAPFTTPEKIEASILAALKI; encoded by the coding sequence ATGACCACCTTCTATCAATTTACTGCCACCAGCCTGCGCGGCCAGACCATCTCAATGACTGACTATGCAGGCAAGCTGGTTCTGGTGGTGAATACTGCCAGCCATTGCGGCTTCACGCCACAATATGCTGGCCTTGAAGCACTCTATAAGAAATATGCTGTCCAGGGGCTTGTGGTGCTGGGTTTCCCCTGCAACCAGTTTGGTAAGCAGGAACCCGGTGGTGCTGAGGAAATCGGGCTGACCTGTCACGTCAACTACGGTGTGAGCTTCCCCATGTTCGAGAAAGTGGAGGTCAACGGCGTCGCCGCGCACCCGATGTTTCGTTACCTGAAAAACGAGTTGCCCGGCGTTCTGGGCGGACGGATCAAGTGGAATTTCACGAAGTTCCTGATCGGTCGCGACGGTACACCACTCATGCGTTTTGCGCCGTTCACGACTCCGGAGAAAATAGAAGCCTCCATCCTTGCTGCACTCAAGATCTGA
- a CDS encoding class I SAM-dependent methyltransferase has translation MNASEKAGHTFLASLGKTRLRPGGVDATEWLFNQSNLTADSIVLEVACNMGTTSIELAQRFGCTIYAVDMDNNALNKARQNVAAAGLQDKIQVLEANATSLPFADDAFDVVINEAMLTMYVDKAKTRLIDEYYRVLKPGGRLLTHDIMFTNERLETGRQTQLAEIVKSNVSPMAESAWKALFLARGFRSVTTQHGAMSLMSPQGLIRDEGLVRTAKILFNGLRTHENRTRFLGMFRFFRRNRHQLNYIACCSQK, from the coding sequence ATGAACGCAAGTGAGAAAGCCGGACATACCTTCTTAGCCAGCCTGGGGAAGACCCGTTTGCGGCCTGGCGGCGTTGATGCAACCGAGTGGCTGTTCAATCAGTCGAATCTCACGGCGGACAGCATCGTGTTGGAGGTCGCCTGCAATATGGGAACCACTTCTATCGAACTGGCGCAGCGTTTTGGCTGCACGATATACGCCGTTGATATGGACAACAATGCGCTGAACAAGGCGCGGCAAAACGTTGCTGCAGCTGGTCTGCAGGATAAAATTCAGGTACTGGAAGCGAACGCCACATCGCTACCCTTCGCCGACGATGCCTTCGACGTTGTCATTAACGAAGCGATGCTGACCATGTACGTGGATAAGGCCAAGACCCGGTTGATCGATGAGTACTATCGCGTGCTCAAACCCGGCGGCCGTCTGCTGACGCATGACATCATGTTTACCAACGAGCGGCTGGAGACGGGCAGGCAGACGCAACTGGCAGAGATTGTGAAATCCAATGTCAGCCCTATGGCGGAGTCTGCGTGGAAAGCACTGTTTCTCGCGAGGGGTTTCCGGTCAGTCACTACCCAACACGGGGCGATGTCGCTTATGTCACCTCAGGGGCTGATTCGCGACGAAGGGCTGGTGCGAACGGCGAAAATCCTGTTTAACGGGTTACGCACCCATGAGAACCGAACGCGCTTCCTGGGCATGTTCAGATTCTTCCGCCGTAACCGTCATCAACTGAACTACATCGCTTGCTGTTCGCAAAAATAG
- a CDS encoding TetR/AcrR family transcriptional regulator → MKVLTQARRQRIVAAAAEVFLEIGYERASMDEVARRAGGSKATLYKYFSSKEALFETVVRNYSARFLTEAASGLTQPDNQRLSLEQRLVRFGEDMLRVVAGDNQALQIYRVVLGEAGHSDIGQRFLESGIRQSMEALAQEMKAAMERGELAASAPMLRAIQFTSLIKAETEVLFFLRDMPDFSQEKISEMVTNGVRLFLDGAVKKPE, encoded by the coding sequence ATGAAGGTACTGACGCAAGCGCGCCGCCAGAGGATCGTAGCTGCCGCCGCTGAGGTGTTTCTGGAGATTGGGTACGAGCGTGCCTCAATGGATGAAGTGGCCAGACGTGCGGGTGGATCCAAGGCCACGCTGTATAAATACTTCTCTTCAAAAGAGGCGTTGTTTGAAACGGTTGTGCGCAATTACAGCGCCAGGTTTCTCACCGAAGCCGCGAGCGGGCTCACGCAACCCGACAACCAGCGTCTCTCCCTGGAGCAAAGGCTCGTCCGCTTTGGTGAAGATATGCTCCGGGTGGTGGCAGGGGATAACCAGGCACTTCAGATCTATCGCGTTGTGCTGGGTGAAGCCGGTCATTCCGATATCGGACAACGGTTTCTGGAATCCGGTATCCGGCAAAGTATGGAAGCGCTGGCTCAGGAAATGAAAGCGGCGATGGAACGGGGGGAACTGGCAGCATCGGCCCCAATGCTTCGCGCCATCCAGTTTACGTCCCTGATCAAGGCAGAAACCGAGGTGTTATTTTTCTTGCGAGATATGCCTGATTTCTCTCAGGAAAAAATCAGCGAGATGGTCACAAATGGTGTGCGTCTCTTTCTGGACGGCGCAGTTAAAAAGCCTGAATAA
- a CDS encoding PqiC family protein, with translation MKTVFCLVIGVACGLAGCSSPQVRYHTLVNTDPVSRVVTPSDFVIDLLPVGVPAQLDMPQIVVRQSDNGVVVLDNERWLSPLGDEVQAALSLRMTQQLNTVDVAGLARDNNKPVVRILLQVRRFDSWPGNAVTLDASWSLSTQRESGNRRLVCESHLSQPLSGDPTDMFAAWQSVIERLARQIGQTATHWMATGTAVCRRD, from the coding sequence GTGAAAACTGTTTTCTGTCTCGTCATCGGTGTCGCGTGCGGGCTGGCCGGTTGTTCATCTCCCCAGGTGCGTTACCACACGCTGGTCAATACCGACCCCGTATCCCGTGTTGTCACGCCGTCCGATTTTGTGATCGATCTGTTGCCCGTTGGTGTTCCTGCTCAACTGGATATGCCACAGATTGTGGTTCGCCAAAGCGACAACGGTGTGGTTGTTCTGGACAACGAACGCTGGTTAAGTCCGTTGGGGGATGAGGTGCAGGCGGCGCTGTCCCTCAGAATGACGCAGCAACTCAATACCGTGGATGTGGCCGGGTTGGCGAGGGATAACAACAAACCGGTGGTGCGCATCCTATTGCAGGTTCGGCGTTTTGATAGCTGGCCGGGTAATGCCGTTACTCTGGATGCTAGCTGGAGCTTATCCACTCAACGAGAGTCAGGGAATCGTCGGCTGGTGTGCGAAAGCCACCTGTCGCAACCTCTCTCCGGCGATCCGACGGACATGTTTGCTGCCTGGCAGAGTGTGATTGAACGGCTGGCTCGTCAGATTGGACAGACGGCGACTCACTGGATGGCAACGGGTACGGCTGTATGTCGTCGCGATTAG
- a CDS encoding MlaD family protein — MKRPVSGIPLFYRGRWRNAFIWLLPVVAFIVAVSMVIQARLSVGPEVVIAFRSAAGLEAGKTAVKYKDVTVGLVKAITLSPDNTQVLVRVALGRDAQNLTRADTRFWVVRPRVGMSGVSGIDTLLSGAYIGVDRGQSDESQYRFTGLEIPPAIVNGMAGSQFKLEADDLGSLDINSPVYYRRIPVGRITSYQLRKDGRGIDLNIFIDAPYDRLVTADSRFWNVSGVDLSVGSDGFQLKTQTVAAIMAGGIAFSRLDNPTQGGLYKRTRYKLAPDQETAMAPADGPPVRFQLRFEHPLHGLNVGAPVEFSSVRIGHVASVELDYNPEGYRFPTIVDIDVYPSRMGNVLEKLPKPTGDTDLNTVIFTREMIAHGLRAKAAASSLLTGQLYISLDFVPDAPEVNFDAAKRPVELPTVNGGLTILQDQLTGIARKINKMPLDEIGNNMNTALVELNKTLRMVNNQSLPAANHLMQQAQQTTQDAQKLLAEDSPLVIHLLHSLQEATRTLRAVRSLTNQLDRHPESLLQGRTDDVVLNVPHSLKEGEQP; from the coding sequence ATGAAGCGTCCTGTTTCGGGTATTCCTCTTTTTTACCGTGGGCGCTGGCGTAACGCCTTTATCTGGTTGCTTCCTGTTGTCGCGTTTATTGTTGCGGTGTCGATGGTGATTCAGGCGCGCTTATCCGTCGGTCCGGAAGTGGTTATTGCGTTTCGCAGTGCAGCCGGTCTCGAAGCCGGAAAAACGGCGGTTAAATACAAAGATGTCACCGTCGGACTGGTGAAGGCGATCACCCTCAGTCCCGATAACACTCAGGTGCTGGTGCGGGTCGCACTCGGCAGAGATGCGCAAAATCTGACGCGCGCCGATACCCGATTTTGGGTGGTCCGGCCGCGTGTCGGAATGAGCGGAGTCAGCGGCATTGATACGCTGTTATCCGGGGCTTACATCGGCGTGGACAGAGGGCAGTCTGATGAAAGCCAATACCGTTTCACTGGTCTGGAAATCCCGCCGGCTATCGTCAACGGTATGGCGGGGAGCCAGTTTAAGCTTGAAGCGGATGACCTTGGATCGCTGGATATTAACTCCCCGGTTTACTATCGCCGTATCCCGGTCGGGCGGATTACGTCTTATCAGCTGCGTAAAGACGGCAGGGGGATCGATCTCAACATCTTTATTGATGCTCCTTATGACCGCCTGGTTACTGCCGATTCACGATTCTGGAACGTGAGTGGGGTGGATCTTTCCGTCGGAAGCGATGGCTTTCAGCTTAAAACCCAGACCGTTGCTGCCATCATGGCTGGAGGGATCGCATTCTCCAGACTGGATAACCCAACCCAGGGAGGGCTCTATAAGCGAACCCGTTACAAGCTGGCGCCGGATCAGGAAACGGCAATGGCTCCAGCAGATGGCCCACCGGTGCGATTTCAGTTACGTTTTGAACATCCCTTGCATGGCCTGAACGTTGGCGCACCGGTTGAGTTTTCCAGTGTGCGGATCGGACATGTTGCCTCGGTTGAACTCGACTATAACCCCGAGGGATATCGCTTTCCGACCATTGTGGATATTGATGTTTATCCCTCCCGGATGGGTAATGTGCTTGAGAAACTCCCTAAACCAACAGGCGACACTGACCTTAATACGGTTATTTTCACCCGTGAAATGATCGCGCATGGTCTGCGGGCAAAGGCTGCGGCCAGTAGTTTGCTGACGGGGCAACTTTATATCTCGCTCGATTTTGTCCCGGATGCGCCAGAAGTGAATTTTGATGCGGCAAAACGCCCGGTTGAGCTACCCACCGTGAATGGCGGGCTGACCATCCTTCAGGATCAGCTCACAGGTATCGCCCGGAAAATAAACAAAATGCCGCTGGATGAGATCGGGAACAACATGAACACCGCGCTGGTTGAACTGAATAAAACGCTGAGAATGGTGAACAATCAGTCTCTGCCTGCTGCCAACCACCTGATGCAACAGGCGCAGCAAACGACACAAGACGCGCAAAAGCTGCTGGCGGAAGATTCCCCTCTGGTCATTCATCTCCTGCACTCTTTGCAGGAGGCCACCCGAACGCTACGGGCCGTTCGCAGCCTGACAAATCAGTTGGATCGCCATCCGGAATCATTATTGCAGGGCCGCACTGACGATGTGGTGCTCAATGTTCCTCATTCACTCAAGGAAGGAGAGCAGCCGTGA
- a CDS encoding paraquat-inducible protein A: MINPPFARQVQVCRCPLCGLVCADEATPGVRRKCPRCQTVLPHCQPEHSHLSWALLLTSMILYVPANIFPVMHTSFLGYGSESTILSGVVAFWRSGSWGIATIIFIASVIVPCLKFLSLSLLLISRARKSVWARCERARLYRITEWIGCWSMLDVVVVAVVCGLLRFHALSEAEPRSGILYFGLVVILTMLCALSFEPKTLWEDKQ; encoded by the coding sequence ATAATTAATCCCCCCTTTGCCCGTCAGGTGCAGGTGTGCCGCTGTCCACTGTGTGGTCTGGTGTGTGCCGATGAAGCGACGCCTGGTGTTCGCAGAAAATGTCCTCGCTGCCAGACGGTACTGCCTCACTGCCAGCCAGAGCATTCGCATTTAAGCTGGGCGCTGCTTTTAACCTCGATGATCCTGTATGTCCCCGCCAATATTTTCCCGGTGATGCACACGTCATTTCTCGGCTATGGCAGTGAAAGCACCATCCTTTCCGGCGTTGTCGCCTTCTGGCGAAGCGGTTCGTGGGGCATCGCGACGATCATCTTCATTGCCAGCGTGATTGTTCCCTGCCTGAAATTTTTGTCACTGAGTCTCTTGTTGATCTCTCGTGCCCGTAAGAGCGTCTGGGCCAGATGTGAGCGCGCCAGGCTTTACAGGATAACGGAGTGGATTGGCTGTTGGTCGATGCTGGATGTGGTGGTGGTGGCCGTGGTATGTGGCCTGCTCCGTTTTCATGCGCTGAGTGAGGCCGAACCCCGGTCAGGGATCCTGTATTTCGGCCTGGTGGTTATTTTGACCATGCTCTGTGCGTTGAGTTTTGAACCAAAAACATTATGGGAAGACAAGCAATGA
- a CDS encoding paraquat-inducible protein A yields MKTFPHLTICPHCDSVYQTLPCASGETARCQRCYAVLWRGQRRVPGHVLPLMLTAAITLFLACIFPVISVGFHGMTNDTTLWNAAWALASGDGNPLMALCTVFLLVVAPFLQIALTAWLLIFARFGRPAPAFIFSMKALRWLHPWSMVEVGVLGFLVAGVKLSSLLDVSVGSGGWALAVSCVLVVVINSHDLRSLWDLLPSEEKGCDN; encoded by the coding sequence ATGAAAACATTCCCGCATCTGACGATCTGCCCGCATTGCGACAGTGTTTACCAGACATTGCCCTGTGCGTCGGGTGAAACCGCACGTTGCCAGCGATGTTACGCCGTTCTATGGCGTGGTCAGCGGCGTGTACCTGGTCATGTATTGCCTCTGATGTTGACGGCGGCCATTACCCTGTTCCTGGCCTGTATTTTTCCGGTTATCTCCGTCGGATTTCATGGGATGACGAATGACACCACGCTGTGGAATGCGGCCTGGGCGCTGGCTTCCGGAGACGGTAATCCCCTTATGGCACTCTGTACCGTGTTTCTTCTGGTTGTCGCGCCATTCTTACAGATCGCACTGACAGCCTGGCTGCTGATTTTTGCGCGTTTTGGGCGTCCAGCACCTGCGTTTATCTTCAGCATGAAAGCGCTCAGATGGCTGCATCCCTGGAGTATGGTGGAAGTCGGTGTGCTGGGTTTTCTTGTTGCGGGGGTAAAACTCTCGTCGCTGCTGGACGTATCCGTAGGATCTGGCGGTTGGGCGCTGGCGGTCTCCTGCGTGTTAGTGGTTGTGATTAACAGCCATGATCTGCGTTCACTGTGGGATCTGCTCCCGAGCGAGGAGAAGGGCTGTGATAATTAA
- a CDS encoding DUF3313 domain-containing protein has protein sequence MKMLRQISGLAVMGITLLMVGCARNEPVRYSGIDSASTLTVNTDDDADRIPYRYSPLVDWRKYDSIIIDPVKIYQGNDGQFDDMAQDDRRTLATYMQEQFSKALEPRFNKVKEPAANTLRLKLTLTGADTTPQVVGTFTKFDLAGGPYNIVQSIRGGKGLMSGSVDYAVEIYDANSHELLKAYVARQYPNAMNVSASIGSLSAAEVGIEKGAEELAEALR, from the coding sequence ATGAAGATGTTAAGGCAAATCAGTGGGCTGGCGGTTATGGGTATCACCCTCCTGATGGTGGGGTGTGCCAGGAATGAGCCTGTGCGTTACAGCGGCATCGACTCGGCGTCAACGTTGACAGTAAATACCGACGATGACGCTGACCGCATCCCCTATCGTTATTCACCCCTGGTGGACTGGCGCAAGTACGACAGCATTATTATTGACCCGGTGAAAATTTATCAGGGTAACGACGGACAGTTTGATGATATGGCGCAGGATGATCGCCGTACCCTTGCCACCTATATGCAAGAGCAGTTCAGCAAAGCATTGGAGCCACGTTTTAACAAGGTCAAAGAGCCTGCGGCGAACACGTTGCGTCTGAAACTGACGCTGACGGGCGCTGATACCACGCCGCAAGTGGTGGGAACTTTCACCAAATTCGATCTGGCGGGCGGTCCTTACAACATCGTGCAATCGATACGGGGTGGCAAGGGACTGATGAGCGGTTCGGTGGATTATGCCGTTGAAATTTATGATGCAAACAGCCACGAACTGCTGAAAGCCTACGTTGCGCGACAGTATCCAAATGCCATGAATGTTTCTGCCAGCATCGGCTCGCTGAGTGCCGCTGAAGTCGGTATTGAAAAAGGGGCAGAAGAACTGGCGGAAGCGCTCAGATAG
- a CDS encoding LysR family transcriptional regulator: MPEIDLNLLTALDALLAECSVTRAAQRLGLSTSAMSRTLTRLRHVTGDPLLVQAGRYMVPTPYAAKLAENVSQTVFSARTLLQPPGEAINLATTERSVVIRANEGFIDLCAAPLLQEIRQVAPNMQLLFASKSDKDVQALREGKIDLEIGVLGTNAPELKTRLLFSDRFVGICQKDHPLLQEPGITPERYIRFPHVVVSRKNKQWGPVDTALDVLGLRRKIVMSVPSYGCAINLIRHSDAIGLVPFTVLAWSDPCAEINYFELPVPTPPIKVSAIWHPRMHADPVHQWVRETIVKVSRSEFSRHTRAVLEKANVK; the protein is encoded by the coding sequence ATGCCGGAAATTGATCTGAATTTACTGACCGCGTTGGATGCCCTGCTGGCCGAGTGCAGTGTCACGCGAGCAGCTCAGCGTCTGGGACTTAGCACATCTGCGATGAGCCGGACACTGACCCGCTTACGTCATGTCACTGGCGATCCGCTTTTAGTCCAGGCCGGGCGTTACATGGTCCCCACGCCCTATGCAGCGAAACTGGCCGAAAACGTAAGCCAGACGGTGTTCAGTGCACGGACGCTCCTTCAGCCGCCGGGGGAGGCTATCAACCTTGCCACAACGGAACGAAGCGTTGTTATCCGGGCGAACGAGGGATTTATCGACCTGTGTGCAGCGCCTTTGCTGCAAGAAATACGGCAAGTTGCACCCAATATGCAGCTCCTCTTTGCCAGTAAATCCGATAAAGACGTGCAGGCGTTGCGAGAGGGGAAAATTGATCTGGAAATTGGTGTGCTGGGGACGAATGCGCCGGAGCTGAAAACCCGATTACTTTTCAGCGATCGTTTTGTCGGCATTTGCCAAAAGGATCATCCTCTTTTACAAGAACCAGGCATAACACCTGAGCGTTACATCCGTTTTCCTCATGTTGTCGTTTCCAGAAAAAATAAACAGTGGGGGCCGGTCGATACGGCACTGGATGTGCTGGGGCTGCGACGGAAAATCGTGATGTCAGTGCCTTCCTACGGCTGCGCGATCAATCTTATTCGTCATTCAGATGCCATTGGCCTCGTGCCTTTTACCGTGCTGGCATGGTCCGATCCCTGCGCTGAAATCAACTATTTCGAACTGCCAGTGCCCACGCCGCCGATAAAGGTTTCTGCCATCTGGCATCCACGAATGCATGCCGATCCTGTGCATCAGTGGGTCCGGGAGACGATCGTAAAAGTGTCCCGCAGCGAATTTAGCAGGCACACTCGTGCAGTGCTGGAAAAGGCAAACGTGAAGTGA
- a CDS encoding SDR family oxidoreductase: protein MTLNEPRAERPHMLLIGASRGIGFAMAEELLHRGWNVTATVRSTNAALHALSARYPLSLTVEHLDMTDTAQLADLKTRLRYQRYDTLFVNAGIANQNQSETIAEVSTEEFVHVMITNALSPLRVIDAFQAQVTADGLIGVMSSGQGSISNNEKGGKEVYRGTKAALNQYMRSYAARQVLKTPDRALLLLAPGWIRTDLGGEDGAFSLTETIPDIVSVIERKRSRPGLEFLDRFGKVVPW from the coding sequence ATGACACTGAATGAACCAAGAGCGGAAAGACCGCATATGCTGCTGATTGGCGCTTCCCGGGGTATCGGCTTCGCCATGGCAGAAGAACTGCTCCACAGGGGATGGAACGTCACAGCAACCGTTCGCAGCACTAATGCCGCTCTTCATGCACTATCTGCACGTTACCCACTGTCTCTGACGGTCGAGCACCTTGATATGACGGATACTGCGCAACTTGCCGACCTAAAGACACGCCTCCGGTATCAGCGTTACGACACGCTTTTTGTCAATGCAGGCATCGCCAACCAGAACCAAAGTGAAACTATTGCAGAAGTCAGCACTGAAGAGTTTGTCCATGTGATGATCACCAATGCCCTCTCCCCCCTGAGAGTGATAGACGCTTTTCAGGCGCAAGTAACTGCGGATGGGTTAATCGGCGTAATGTCATCTGGTCAGGGCAGCATCAGCAACAACGAAAAGGGAGGAAAAGAGGTTTACCGTGGGACGAAAGCTGCGCTCAATCAGTACATGCGCAGTTATGCGGCGCGACAGGTCCTGAAGACTCCCGACCGGGCTTTGCTGCTACTTGCACCAGGCTGGATACGCACAGATCTGGGGGGCGAGGATGGAGCATTCAGCCTTACGGAGACCATCCCGGATATCGTCAGTGTGATTGAGCGCAAACGAAGCAGGCCAGGTCTGGAATTCCTGGATCGCTTCGGTAAGGTCGTGCCGTGGTGA
- a CDS encoding MFS transporter — MNSCVAAREAIAPARPAWRAVYSLGLGVFGLITAEFLPASLLTPMAASLHVSEGMAGQAVTATALVALVTGLLITPATKSIDRRWVLMFFSVLQIVSSLLVAFAPTLHVLLLGRLLLGVAIGGFWAMSTATAMRLVPADNVPQALAVIFSSVSIATVVAAPLGSFLGSLIGWRNVFLLCIVPSVLALLWQLWVLPSMKPENSGSFSTMFRVLRRPGMVGGLLATVLIFSGHFAFFTYLRPFLETVGQASVETISLILLGFGVANFVGTSIAGHLLARNLRLTLALVPFVMGVLALTMVAFGHLAILDGFLVALWGFAFGMVPVGWSTWLATTVPDEAESAGGLLVASIQFAIGAGAAGGGAMFDLNGASGVFAGSGLLLVTAMVIVFMGVRVRAQ, encoded by the coding sequence ATGAATTCATGTGTCGCGGCGAGAGAGGCTATTGCGCCTGCCAGACCCGCCTGGCGAGCCGTCTATTCACTGGGGCTGGGGGTTTTTGGTTTAATCACGGCAGAGTTTTTACCGGCCAGTTTACTGACGCCGATGGCCGCGAGCCTGCATGTGAGTGAAGGGATGGCTGGACAGGCCGTTACCGCCACGGCGCTGGTGGCGCTGGTCACTGGGTTGTTGATTACCCCGGCGACCAAAAGTATCGACAGACGTTGGGTATTGATGTTCTTTTCGGTTCTGCAAATTGTCTCCAGCCTGCTGGTGGCGTTTGCGCCAACGCTGCATGTCTTACTGCTGGGACGACTGTTGCTGGGGGTCGCGATTGGTGGGTTCTGGGCAATGTCGACCGCTACGGCCATGCGTCTGGTTCCTGCGGATAACGTTCCGCAGGCGCTGGCGGTCATCTTCTCCAGTGTTTCAATTGCGACCGTTGTGGCTGCGCCGTTGGGCAGTTTTCTCGGTAGCCTGATTGGCTGGCGTAATGTGTTCCTGCTGTGCATTGTGCCCAGCGTGCTGGCGCTGCTGTGGCAGCTCTGGGTATTGCCGTCAATGAAGCCGGAAAATAGCGGCAGTTTTAGCACGATGTTCCGTGTACTGCGCCGTCCGGGTATGGTGGGCGGGTTACTGGCGACCGTGCTGATTTTCAGCGGGCACTTTGCCTTCTTTACGTATCTGCGCCCGTTCCTCGAAACGGTCGGCCAGGCGAGCGTTGAAACCATTTCACTGATTTTATTAGGTTTTGGTGTGGCTAACTTTGTCGGGACGTCCATCGCCGGACATCTGCTGGCCCGTAATTTACGCCTGACGCTGGCACTGGTTCCGTTTGTGATGGGCGTGCTGGCGCTGACGATGGTGGCATTCGGTCACCTGGCGATTCTGGATGGTTTCCTGGTTGCGCTGTGGGGCTTTGCATTTGGGATGGTTCCGGTGGGCTGGTCAACCTGGCTTGCGACGACCGTCCCGGACGAAGCCGAAAGTGCAGGGGGATTGCTGGTGGCGTCTATCCAGTTTGCAATTGGAGCCGGGGCGGCAGGCGGTGGTGCGATGTTTGACCTCAACGGCGCAAGCGGCGTCTTTGCCGGCAGCGGGTTACTGCTGGTTACGGCAATGGTGATTGTGTTTATGGGTGTGCGGGTCCGCGCGCAGTAA